A stretch of Bos mutus isolate GX-2022 chromosome 8, NWIPB_WYAK_1.1, whole genome shotgun sequence DNA encodes these proteins:
- the NPM2 gene encoding nucleoplasmin-2 isoform X3, giving the protein MNRSPISSTSEKETLSLLWGCELNQERPTWTFKPQKVGKQDCVLLLSTISLGEKAKEEVNVVEILPSASPDDKKRRPLTLASLRASVLPMVVLGLEFSPPVTFQLRAGSGPVFLCGQEHYNRFWEEVEEEDDDLEEEEDDDDDDEDIDMFLEETPVKQVKRLAPQKQTSAAKTPS; this is encoded by the exons ATGAATCGCAGTCCCATTAGTAGCACCTCCGAAAAGGAGACACTAAGCCTGCTCTGGG GCTGTGAACTAAACCAGGAGCGGCCGACTTGGACCTTCAAACCCCAAAAGGTGGGGAAGCAGGACTGTGTGCTGTTGCTCAGTACG ATTTCCCTGGGGGAGAAAGCCAAAGAGGAGGTGAACGTCGTGGAGATCCTGCCCTCGGCAAGCCCGGACGACAAGAAGAGGAGGCCCCTCACCCTGGCCTCGCTTCGGGCCTCGGTGCTCCCCATG GTCGTTCTGGGGTTGGAGTTTTCCCCTCCAGTCACGTTCCAGCTCCGGGCTGGCTCTGGACCTGTGTTCCTCTGTGGCCAGGAACATTACA ATCGATTCTGGGAGGAAGTGGAAGAGGAGGATGAcgacctggaggaggaggaagatgatgatgatgacgatgAAGATATTGATATGTTCCTGGAGGAGACGCCCGTCAAACAAGTGAAGAGGCTGGCGCCCCAGAAGCAGACAAGTGCTGCCAAG ACACCATCTTAA
- the NPM2 gene encoding nucleoplasmin-2 isoform X1 has protein sequence MNRSPISSTSEKETLSLLWGCELNQERPTWTFKPQKVGKQDCVLLLSTISLGEKAKEEVNVVEILPSASPDDKKRRPLTLASLRASVLPMVVLGLEFSPPVTFQLRAGSGPVFLCGQEHYNRFWEEVEEEDDDLEEEEDDDDDDEDIDMFLEETPVKQVKRLAPQKQTSAAKEKKVEKKRRGSKTPS, from the exons ATGAATCGCAGTCCCATTAGTAGCACCTCCGAAAAGGAGACACTAAGCCTGCTCTGGG GCTGTGAACTAAACCAGGAGCGGCCGACTTGGACCTTCAAACCCCAAAAGGTGGGGAAGCAGGACTGTGTGCTGTTGCTCAGTACG ATTTCCCTGGGGGAGAAAGCCAAAGAGGAGGTGAACGTCGTGGAGATCCTGCCCTCGGCAAGCCCGGACGACAAGAAGAGGAGGCCCCTCACCCTGGCCTCGCTTCGGGCCTCGGTGCTCCCCATG GTCGTTCTGGGGTTGGAGTTTTCCCCTCCAGTCACGTTCCAGCTCCGGGCTGGCTCTGGACCTGTGTTCCTCTGTGGCCAGGAACATTACA ATCGATTCTGGGAGGAAGTGGAAGAGGAGGATGAcgacctggaggaggaggaagatgatgatgatgacgatgAAGATATTGATATGTTCCTGGAGGAGACGCCCGTCAAACAAGTGAAGAGGCTGGCGCCCCAGAAGCAGACAAGTGCTGCCAAG GaaaaaaaggtggaaaaaaaaagaagaggcagtAAG ACACCATCTTAA
- the NPM2 gene encoding nucleoplasmin-2 isoform X2, translating to MNRSPISSTSEKETLSLLWGCELNQERPTWTFKPQKISLGEKAKEEVNVVEILPSASPDDKKRRPLTLASLRASVLPMVVLGLEFSPPVTFQLRAGSGPVFLCGQEHYNRFWEEVEEEDDDLEEEEDDDDDDEDIDMFLEETPVKQVKRLAPQKQTSAAKEKKVEKKRRGSKTPS from the exons ATGAATCGCAGTCCCATTAGTAGCACCTCCGAAAAGGAGACACTAAGCCTGCTCTGGG GCTGTGAACTAAACCAGGAGCGGCCGACTTGGACCTTCAAACCCCAAAAG ATTTCCCTGGGGGAGAAAGCCAAAGAGGAGGTGAACGTCGTGGAGATCCTGCCCTCGGCAAGCCCGGACGACAAGAAGAGGAGGCCCCTCACCCTGGCCTCGCTTCGGGCCTCGGTGCTCCCCATG GTCGTTCTGGGGTTGGAGTTTTCCCCTCCAGTCACGTTCCAGCTCCGGGCTGGCTCTGGACCTGTGTTCCTCTGTGGCCAGGAACATTACA ATCGATTCTGGGAGGAAGTGGAAGAGGAGGATGAcgacctggaggaggaggaagatgatgatgatgacgatgAAGATATTGATATGTTCCTGGAGGAGACGCCCGTCAAACAAGTGAAGAGGCTGGCGCCCCAGAAGCAGACAAGTGCTGCCAAG GaaaaaaaggtggaaaaaaaaagaagaggcagtAAG ACACCATCTTAA